A region of Gemmatimonadales bacterium DNA encodes the following proteins:
- a CDS encoding IS30 family transposase: MPRRNAALVRATAAGARGKGRPPAGRREHRVRFWEAIARGASTVDASAEAGVLWSVGVRWFRKAGGMPPLTLAPVSGRYLSFEEREEIAVLLAGDCGVREIARELGRAPSTISRELQRNAAVRTGRPQYRASTAQTHADRRARRPRPAKLAVNPELRRYVQDRLAGAVQRPEGSVAGPQVGWRGRRHGPRKDRRWGTSWSPEQIAGRLRVDFPDDESMRISHEAIYQSLYVQGRGALRRELTACLRTGRALRAPRARTSSGNRSFVTDELLISERPAEVADRAVPGHWEGDLILGTGRSAIGTLVERSSRFTMLLHLPPLEGVESLRTRSSPPRTGAGAAAVRDAIAGTITTFPEQLRRSLTWDQGIEMAQHVQLRLDTGLQIYFCDPRSPWQRGTNENTNGLLRQYFPKGTNLARHSAEELQAVAAAL; this comes from the coding sequence ATGCCGAGGAGAAACGCTGCGTTGGTTCGTGCCACAGCTGCAGGGGCGCGTGGCAAGGGGCGTCCGCCGGCTGGGCGCCGGGAACACCGGGTCCGGTTCTGGGAAGCGATCGCCCGAGGGGCATCGACTGTTGACGCGTCTGCCGAGGCGGGTGTCTTGTGGAGCGTTGGTGTCCGCTGGTTCCGGAAGGCTGGCGGGATGCCGCCTCTCACCCTCGCGCCGGTGTCGGGGCGTTATCTGTCATTTGAGGAGCGGGAGGAGATCGCGGTCCTGCTCGCTGGTGATTGTGGGGTGCGAGAGATCGCGCGTGAGCTGGGTCGCGCGCCGTCGACTATTTCCAGGGAACTGCAACGCAACGCTGCGGTCCGCACCGGTCGGCCGCAGTATCGGGCCTCCACCGCGCAGACGCATGCCGACCGTCGCGCCCGGCGGCCAAGGCCGGCGAAGCTGGCGGTCAACCCGGAATTGCGTCGCTATGTGCAGGACCGCCTTGCCGGGGCTGTGCAGCGGCCCGAGGGGAGCGTTGCGGGTCCGCAGGTCGGCTGGCGGGGGCGGCGTCATGGACCGCGGAAGGACCGGCGCTGGGGGACGTCATGGAGTCCGGAGCAGATCGCCGGTCGGCTTCGCGTTGACTTCCCCGATGATGAGTCGATGCGGATCTCTCACGAAGCGATCTATCAGTCGCTCTATGTGCAGGGCCGCGGAGCGCTGCGCCGAGAGCTGACCGCGTGCCTTCGGACAGGCCGGGCGTTGCGGGCGCCGAGGGCCAGGACGTCGAGCGGCAACCGGAGTTTCGTGACTGACGAGCTGTTGATCAGTGAGCGACCTGCTGAGGTTGCTGACCGGGCTGTTCCGGGTCATTGGGAGGGCGATCTGATCCTCGGGACGGGTCGGTCGGCGATCGGCACTCTGGTCGAGCGGTCAAGCCGGTTCACGATGCTGCTGCATCTCCCACCGCTCGAAGGCGTGGAGAGCCTGAGAACGAGGAGCAGCCCGCCGCGCACGGGTGCCGGTGCCGCGGCCGTGCGTGACGCGATCGCCGGCACGATCACGACCTTCCCTGAACAGCTGCGGCGGTCCTTGACCTGGGACCAGGGCATCGAGATGGCCCAGCACGTGCAGCTGCGGCTCGACACTGGTCTGCAGATCTATTTCTGCGATCCACGCAGCCCATGGCAGCGCGGGACTAACGAGAACACCAACGGGCTGCTGCGCCAGTATTTCCCCAAGGGCACCAACCTCGCCCGTCACAGCGCCGAAGAGCTCCAGGCCGTCGCGGCCGCCCT